GCGGCGTCGCTAGCTCAAAAGCGCTGTGCTGCCAGCCCCACGGCGGTGGTGAGCGACCCGGCTGGCAACGGATTTGCTGGCTGGAAGCATCTCACGCTGCATTTTCTGCGGGTTCATATGAGCGCGAGCTACGCGGAAATCGTCGATTGGGCCAGTGAGATGGATCGGGTGCGCGCAGTCTTGCAGTTGGCCCGCTTCGAGTTCCCGGCACCCTCGACGCTGTGGCGGTCATTCGAGCGGGTGCCGACACGCATTTGGCGCCAACTGCTCGACCGGTCGGCAACCCGCTGCGATCCAGGCGATCACGGCGCGCTGGATGCCACGTTTATCGACCGCCAGGCGGCATCCAGCCACTACGTTGCACGGTCGGATCGCGACATACAGACGCTGAAAACGACGGCGCTGGTCGATACAGAATCGTGTGCCGTCCTCGACGTCCACTGCTCGGCACACTGGCCCCACGATACCCAGGTGGGCCGTCAGGTAGCGCTACGCAACACTGAGAAAATCGAGAGTCTCGCCGGTGACAAAGGCTACGACGATCAGTCGCTGCGGGACGCACTCCGTTCAGATGGCGTCCGGCCAGTGATCAAACACCGGTTGTTCGCCCACTACGACCACGCACACAACGCACGGTTGGACAGCGACCTCTACGGGCAGCGTTGGATGGCCGAGAGTGCATTCTCGGCCATCAAGCGTCGATACGGCTCCGCTGTCAGGCCGGGCGTCTGGTACAGAGAGTTTCGTGAACTCGTGCTCACCGCCGCAGTCTATAATCTCGAACAAGCAATCAAGGAGTGATCCCTACGCCGTCTGTGGATTCAATAGAGCAGACGAAAGAGGATGTCCATCCTGTAGTGTGTCGAACTGCCGTAGCAGTCGTGGGCCTCGAATCTGAAGTAGGCCATTGGGAGTGCACAGACGAACTGCGTGAGTGAATCGTGTTCTTGATGACTAAACCAGGTCTCCTAGACAACTCGAATGGCTGATTCTAACCCGGCGAGTGAGGTTCGATCGTATCACGGCGTTGAGGCATAGGCTGGCCACTCAATGTACGGCCGTTGGGCGATTCGTCGAAAGACAGTGCGTTGTGACTCACAGGTTGCAGCCATTACCAAGTGCTGGCCACGACACGGTCAAGAATCCGTCTAACTGATCAGTTTAGCGCGCGAGTGTAGCACTCTCTGACCACAAATTAGCGCGGATGACGACGTCAGCACAGGCCGTTCAGGTATCGACAGCCGGAAGGGTAAACGAGAAGGTCGATCCCTCGTCGGGTTCGGAGTCGACCCAGATCTCGCCACCGTGACGCTCGACGACCCGCCGGGACAGCGCGAGGCCGATGCCCGTCCCCGAGTGTTCCTCGTTGGTATGCAGTCGTTGGAACACCTCGAAGATACGGTCCTGTTCACCAGGATCGATCCCAATACCGTTATCCTGCACCGAAATGATCCATCGTTGGTCATCACGTGTGGCAGAAACGTCGATCTGGGGCGGCTCGTCCTCGTTGTACTCGATCGCATTGCTCAGCAGGTTCTGGAAGACTTGCCGTAACTGGCTC
This region of Halomicrobium urmianum genomic DNA includes:
- a CDS encoding IS5 family transposase, with protein sequence MPKLLFRFVKQAASLAQKRCAASPTAVVSDPAGNGFAGWKHLTLHFLRVHMSASYAEIVDWASEMDRVRAVLQLARFEFPAPSTLWRSFERVPTRIWRQLLDRSATRCDPGDHGALDATFIDRQAASSHYVARSDRDIQTLKTTALVDTESCAVLDVHCSAHWPHDTQVGRQVALRNTEKIESLAGDKGYDDQSLRDALRSDGVRPVIKHRLFAHYDHAHNARLDSDLYGQRWMAESAFSAIKRRYGSAVRPGVWYREFRELVLTAAVYNLEQAIKE